A portion of the Cyanobium sp. PCC 7001 genome contains these proteins:
- a CDS encoding type III pantothenate kinase, whose translation MRASEREARPRRGRWLLIGNSRWHWAAPTAEGLQCWSREPRGADHPTGEHLLAWAAVGPVPARSDLDPGRRLSLADVPLAAAPPWLGVDRALVAWQAWQDCGLPVLVADAGTALSLTRVDGLGRFAGGRILAGAALQWKALAAGTALLPDLEPSAGPGVDGHPPEAAWPCETAAAMRVGVVAGLAAAVGAAWEDARREEPRCRLRITGGDGAALAERLGLTPEPDLALRALARLRPAPGP comes from the coding sequence GTGAGGGCATCTGAGCGCGAGGCCCGTCCCCGCCGGGGCCGCTGGCTGCTGATCGGCAACAGCCGCTGGCACTGGGCCGCCCCCACCGCGGAGGGGCTGCAGTGCTGGAGCCGGGAGCCTCGGGGTGCGGACCATCCCACCGGCGAGCACCTGCTGGCCTGGGCCGCTGTGGGGCCAGTGCCGGCGCGAAGCGATCTCGACCCGGGCCGGCGCCTCAGCCTGGCCGATGTTCCCCTCGCCGCGGCACCCCCCTGGCTCGGGGTGGATCGGGCACTGGTGGCCTGGCAGGCCTGGCAGGACTGCGGCCTTCCGGTGCTGGTGGCGGATGCGGGCACGGCCCTGAGCCTCACCCGGGTGGATGGGCTCGGGCGGTTCGCCGGCGGGCGGATCCTGGCGGGAGCGGCCCTGCAGTGGAAGGCGCTCGCCGCTGGTACCGCCCTGCTGCCCGATCTGGAGCCTTCGGCAGGCCCTGGGGTCGATGGGCATCCCCCCGAGGCCGCGTGGCCCTGTGAGACGGCCGCGGCGATGCGGGTGGGGGTGGTGGCCGGCCTGGCGGCGGCCGTTGGGGCCGCCTGGGAGGACGCCCGCCGCGAGGAGCCCCGCTGCCGGCTGCGGATCACCGGGGGGGATGGGGCCGCCCTGGCTGAACGTCTCGGGCTCACCCCGGAGCCCGATCTGGCCCTGCGGGCCCTGGCGCGGCTCAGGCCAGCCCCAGGTCCGTGA
- the bcp gene encoding thioredoxin-dependent thiol peroxidase, with the protein MALAIGDAAPDFTLPDQDGRPVSLATLRGQRVVIYFYPKDDTPGCTKEACNFRDQWSAFAEHGIQVLGISKDGAASHSKFIAKYSLPFTLLTDAEPCPVASAYESYGLKKFMGREYMGMMRHTFVVDAEGKLERIYTKVKAETMADTILTDLGLA; encoded by the coding sequence ATGGCCCTGGCGATCGGCGACGCCGCCCCGGACTTCACCCTGCCGGACCAGGACGGTCGGCCCGTGAGTCTGGCCACGCTCCGTGGACAGCGGGTGGTGATCTACTTCTATCCGAAGGACGACACCCCTGGTTGCACCAAGGAAGCCTGCAACTTCAGGGATCAGTGGAGCGCCTTCGCGGAGCACGGCATCCAGGTGCTCGGCATCAGCAAGGACGGCGCGGCCAGCCACAGCAAGTTCATCGCCAAGTATTCCCTTCCCTTCACCCTGCTCACCGACGCCGAGCCCTGTCCGGTGGCCAGCGCCTACGAGAGCTATGGACTGAAGAAGTTCATGGGGCGGGAGTACATGGGCATGATGCGCCACACATTCGTGGTGGATGCGGAGGGCAAGCTCGAGCGCATCTACACCAAGGTGAAGGCCGAAACGATGGCCGACACCATCCTCACGGACCTGGGGCTGGCCTGA
- a CDS encoding alpha/beta hydrolase, with product MINRLLAGLFVGAALSTTVLPASAAVDNDLPVRWNSGGAVWSTNQDAFNTYLETGEVTDRGLQGGLNGSGWTADEVRDGMNKTYDVDLIGVSRFLYSDEGVKFLKNQTTSYFPYWSMTNYSVQALRAAIIEDAADGQISSAGIMTALPTDMRLADFCNTYTGAQNVCAEGRCQGDAQCTSLLSWYVFLPACIQANQMSDPVAEVRATPAPAPMAQPEVIRGLW from the coding sequence GTGATCAACCGCCTGCTGGCCGGACTGTTTGTCGGTGCGGCCCTTTCCACTACTGTGCTCCCCGCCTCCGCCGCCGTCGACAACGATCTGCCGGTGCGTTGGAACAGCGGTGGTGCCGTCTGGTCAACCAACCAGGACGCCTTCAACACCTACCTGGAAACCGGTGAGGTGACCGATCGTGGACTGCAGGGCGGCCTCAACGGCTCCGGCTGGACCGCCGATGAAGTGCGCGACGGCATGAACAAGACCTACGACGTGGATCTGATCGGGGTCTCCCGCTTCCTCTACTCCGACGAGGGGGTCAAGTTCCTCAAGAACCAGACCACCAGCTACTTCCCGTACTGGAGCATGACCAATTACTCGGTGCAGGCCCTGCGCGCGGCCATCATCGAGGATGCCGCTGATGGCCAGATCTCCTCGGCCGGGATCATGACCGCCCTGCCCACGGACATGCGTCTGGCTGACTTCTGCAACACCTACACCGGTGCCCAGAATGTCTGCGCCGAGGGCCGTTGCCAGGGCGATGCCCAGTGCACCTCGCTGCTCTCCTGGTACGTGTTCCTGCCCGCCTGCATCCAGGCCAATCAGATGAGCGATCCAGTGGCTGAAGTGCGCGCCACCCCGGCTCCGGCTCCGATGGCCCAGCCCGAGGTGATCCGCGGCCTCTGGTGA
- a CDS encoding AAA family ATPase — translation MADLFSHHGEERRRALAPLADRLRPRTLDDFVGQEGILGPGRLLRRAIAADRVGNLILHGPPGTGKTTLARIIAGTTRAHFTSLNAVLAGVKDLRTAVDEARGRLEQHGLRTLLFIDEVHRFNAAQQDALLPWVENGTVTLIGATTENPFFEVNKALVSRSRLFRLQPLEPIHLHQLLQRALSDEAAGYGRIRVQLTPEAADHLVDVASGDARSLLNALELAVETTAADAEGVVRIDLAIAEESIQQRAVLYDKQGDAHFDTISAFIKSLRGSDPDAALFWLARMVEAGENPRFIFRRMLIAAGEDIGLADPQAIVVVEACAAAFERVGLPEGLYPLAQAALYLAGTDKSNSVLGFFDALRSVRQAQRQAVPAHLRDANRDGQAFGDGVGYRYPHAYAEHWVAQQYLPSGLQGELFWQPGALGWEGQLRHRLQQRRAAQLAAAAEADAEQGEILSSSPDDPQLERWLQRQAVAEGARLDQLRRQLWSGARWQRHDRVLILEARSLLWALDPLEATPEGGVVITVPSQAEAERLGAQLQVLDTLRRPEILVVPVDDPQALQRALGSDPRGRFEWIAARHPWRGVPESVVTAWVDTLVPLLSARGQWRLLFSHPELGPAQALQHSASARERQPAALAALVAAEQAALNRQQERMALLEQQLRQRQQAIRKEKWSEQLQLRLEAALVQRWMEPGSRYRRELGETLDSKTTASQTSKALQALGAALEHRIGRDLPQQLLHTLLIGAAAGEAEPGSCP, via the coding sequence TTGGCCGATCTGTTCAGCCATCACGGTGAGGAACGGCGCCGTGCCCTGGCGCCCCTGGCGGATCGGCTGCGGCCGCGCACGCTCGATGACTTCGTGGGCCAGGAGGGCATTCTGGGTCCGGGCCGGCTGCTGCGCCGGGCCATCGCCGCCGACCGGGTCGGCAACCTGATCCTCCACGGTCCGCCCGGCACCGGCAAGACCACCCTGGCCCGCATCATCGCCGGCACCACCCGCGCCCATTTCACCAGCCTCAATGCCGTACTGGCCGGGGTGAAGGATCTGCGCACCGCCGTGGATGAGGCGCGGGGACGCCTGGAGCAGCACGGACTGCGCACGCTGCTGTTCATCGACGAGGTGCACCGCTTCAACGCCGCCCAGCAGGATGCCCTGCTGCCCTGGGTGGAGAACGGCACCGTCACCCTGATCGGCGCCACCACGGAGAACCCCTTCTTCGAGGTGAACAAGGCCCTGGTGAGCCGGTCGCGGCTGTTCCGCCTGCAGCCCCTGGAACCGATCCATCTGCATCAGCTGCTGCAACGGGCCCTCAGCGACGAAGCGGCGGGCTACGGCCGGATCAGGGTGCAGCTCACGCCCGAGGCCGCCGATCATCTCGTGGACGTTGCGTCCGGCGACGCCCGCAGCCTGCTCAATGCGCTGGAGCTGGCGGTGGAAACCACCGCGGCGGACGCGGAGGGCGTGGTCCGGATCGACCTGGCCATCGCCGAGGAGTCGATCCAGCAGCGGGCCGTGCTCTACGACAAGCAGGGGGATGCCCACTTCGACACGATCAGCGCCTTCATCAAGTCGCTGCGGGGCAGCGATCCCGATGCCGCCCTGTTCTGGCTGGCCCGCATGGTGGAGGCCGGGGAGAACCCCCGCTTCATCTTCCGCCGGATGCTGATCGCCGCCGGCGAGGACATCGGCCTGGCCGATCCCCAGGCCATCGTGGTGGTGGAGGCCTGTGCCGCCGCCTTCGAGCGGGTGGGGCTGCCGGAGGGCCTCTATCCCCTGGCCCAGGCCGCGCTCTATCTGGCCGGCACCGACAAGAGCAACAGCGTGCTGGGGTTCTTCGACGCCCTGCGCAGCGTGCGGCAGGCCCAGCGGCAGGCCGTGCCGGCTCACCTGCGCGATGCCAACCGGGATGGCCAGGCCTTCGGGGACGGGGTGGGCTACCGCTATCCCCACGCCTATGCGGAGCACTGGGTGGCCCAGCAGTACCTCCCGTCCGGCCTGCAGGGGGAGTTGTTCTGGCAGCCCGGCGCCCTGGGCTGGGAGGGGCAGCTGCGCCACCGCCTCCAGCAGCGGCGCGCGGCCCAGCTGGCCGCCGCCGCCGAAGCCGATGCGGAGCAGGGGGAGATTCTCAGCAGCAGCCCGGACGACCCCCAGCTGGAGCGCTGGCTGCAACGCCAGGCCGTGGCCGAAGGTGCCCGGCTGGACCAGCTGCGGCGCCAGCTCTGGAGCGGCGCCCGCTGGCAGCGGCACGACCGGGTGCTGATCCTGGAGGCCCGTTCCCTGCTCTGGGCCCTCGACCCCCTCGAGGCCACGCCGGAAGGGGGCGTGGTGATCACGGTGCCGAGCCAGGCGGAGGCCGAGCGCCTCGGGGCCCAGCTTCAGGTGCTGGACACGCTGCGGCGGCCGGAGATCCTGGTGGTGCCGGTGGACGACCCCCAGGCCCTGCAGCGGGCGTTGGGCAGTGACCCGCGTGGCCGCTTCGAGTGGATCGCCGCCCGCCACCCCTGGCGTGGAGTTCCCGAGAGCGTGGTCACGGCCTGGGTGGACACCCTGGTGCCCCTGCTCAGCGCGCGGGGGCAGTGGCGGCTGCTGTTCAGCCACCCTGAGCTGGGCCCGGCCCAGGCCCTGCAGCACAGCGCCTCAGCGCGGGAGCGCCAGCCCGCCGCCCTGGCCGCGCTGGTGGCGGCCGAGCAGGCGGCCCTCAACCGCCAGCAGGAGCGAATGGCGCTGCTGGAACAGCAGCTGCGCCAGCGGCAGCAGGCCATCCGGAAGGAGAAATGGAGTGAACAGCTCCAGCTGCGTCTGGAGGCCGCCCTGGTGCAACGCTGGATGGAGCCCGGCAGCCGCTACCGCCGGGAGCTGGGGGAGACGCTGGACTCCAAGACGACGGCGTCCCAGACGTCCAAGGCGCTGCAGGCGTTGGGGGCGGCGCTGGAGCACCGGATCGGTCGCGACCTGCCGCAACAGCTGCTGCACACCCTGCTGATCGGAGCGGCGGCAGGCGAGGCGGAACCTGGGTCCTGCCCATGA